A single Argentina anserina chromosome 7, drPotAnse1.1, whole genome shotgun sequence DNA region contains:
- the LOC126803447 gene encoding LOW QUALITY PROTEIN: putative B3 domain-containing protein Os04g0347400 (The sequence of the model RefSeq protein was modified relative to this genomic sequence to represent the inferred CDS: inserted 4 bases in 2 codons; substituted 1 base at 1 genomic stop codon) yields the protein MMRVPTNCVEQEKPSLFKIILPGYNSEHRIPPRFVRNHIVNKLSKWATLTLKRSSEHSGKVRVKKAEEDVYLKDGWLEFYKDAGLGDXEFIVFIYTGKMHLSIKVFDMNGCERMDFPDINTHQNRVSSSSPKRPRGRPRKSTTCNSADKLKEVKGEQVDYINNSEKSTSKGTEMLRGRPRKYPVTCKDSTGKHNPDSESDVPRGXKKRKKNYQEFGKLFKCKQQYFTSKINRLSQVYLCKSFYMDNISSQNYXVFMTKVWNAFAALTKSRLAVCQFQFLKENN from the exons ATGATGAGGGTACCCACGAATTGTGTCGAGCAGGAGAAGCCTAGCTTGTTCAAGATTATTCTACCTGGCTACAACTCTGAGCAT AGAATCCCACCAAGATTTGTCCGAAACCACATTGTGAACAAACTATCAAAGTGGGCGACATTGACATTAAAGCGATCCTCAGAGCATTCAGGGAAAGTTAGAGTGAAAAAAGCAGAAGAAGATGTCTATTTGAAAGATGGATGGCTCGAGTTTTATAAAGATGCTGGCTTGGGTGA AGAGTTTATAGTGTTCATATACACTGGAAAAATGCATTTAAGCATAAAAGTTTTTGACATGAATGGGTGTGAGAGAATGGATTTCCCTGACATCAATACACACCAAAACAGAGTCTCATCTTCGAGTCCTAAAAGGCCTCGTGGGAGACCAAGAAAATCTACCACATGCAATTCAG CTGATAAGCTCAAAGAGGTTAAAGGAGAGCAAGTAGATTACATCAACAATTCAGAAAAATCTACTTCCAAGGGTACTGAAATGCTTCGTGGTAGGCCAAGAAAATACCCTGTCACTTGTAAAGACTCAA CAGGTAAGCACAATCCAGATTCTGAATCTGATGTACCCAGAGGgtaaaaaaagaggaaaaaaaactacCAAGAATTTGGGAAGCTGTTTAAATGCAAACAACAATATTTTACAAGCAAAATCAACAGACTAAGTCAAGT ATACTTGTGCAAATCATTCTATATGGACAATATTTCATCACAAAACTA GGTCTTCATGACTAAAGTGTGGAATGCTTTTGCAGCGCTAACCAAGTCAAGGTTGGCAGTCTGCCAATTTCAGTTCCTAAAAGAGAACAATTGA
- the LOC126803247 gene encoding protein NCA1 — protein sequence MRPVCPFVKAARPSEPIKKDKDSSPSPSPSPSPSPSPSPATVSPKCPMGYDSQTFKLGPLSCMICHALLFDSANCVPCSHSFCKVCVSRFKDCPLCGADIEKTEANPELQGLVDRFIEGHARITRSHNAEEEKSERVIYEDVSLERGAFLVQQAMRAFRSQNIESAKSRLSLCAQDIRGQLETMGNTSELYSQLGAVLGMLGDCCRATGESSSAVTYFEESVEFLSKMPGNDQEVTHTLSISLNKIGDLKYYDGDLQAARSFYFKSLDVRRDAVKRDPNVPSQILDLAVSFAKVADADRSLGNEDVAISEFQEGIKLLETLTLNSADTGLEQRRLSVLEFLKNQVVEKQK from the exons atgagacCGGTGTGTCCGTTCGTGAAAGCCGCTCGACCGTCGGAGCCAATCAAGAAAGACAAAGACTCGTCGCCGTCGCCGTCGCCATCGCCGTCGCCGTCGCCATCGCCGTCGCCGGCCACGGTCTCCCCAAAATGCCCCATGGGCTACGACTCTCAGACCTTCAAGCTGGGCCCACTCAGCTGCATGATATGCCACGCCCTCCTCTTCGACTCCGCTAACTGCGTCCCTTGCTCTCATTCCTTCTGCAA AGTCTGTGTGTCGAGGTTTAAAGACTGCCCGCTGTGCGGAGCCGACATAGAGAAGACGGAGGCGAATCCAGAGCTGCAGGGATTGGTGGATCGGTTCATTGAGGGGCACGCGAGGATCACGAGGTCTCATAAtgcggaggaggagaagagtgAGAGAGTGATTTATGAAGACGTGTCTTTGGAGAGAGGTGCTTTCTTGGTCCAGCAAGCCATGAGG GCATTCCGGTCCCAGAATATAGAGAGTGCGAAATCGAGGCTGAGTCTCTGTGCACAAGACATCAGGGGTCAGTTGGAGACCATGGGGAATACTTCGGAGTTGTATTCTCAGCTGGGAGCCGTTCTAGGAATGCTTGGCGACTGCTG TCGAGCAACAGGAGAGTCTAGTTCTGCAGTCACTTATTTTGAAGAGAGCGTTGAATTTCTTTCAAAAATGCCAGGAAATGATCAGGAG GTAACTCATACACTTTCTATCTCTCTTAATAAAATTGGAGATCTTAAATACTATGATGGTGACCTGCAAGCTGCAAGATCTTTCTACTTCAAGTCGTTGGATGTTCGGCGTGATGCGGTTAAACGAGATCCGAATGTTCCATCTCAG ATTCTGGATCTGGCTGTTTCTTTTGCGAAAGTTGCAGATGCTGACAGAAGTCTTGGGAATGAGGATGTGGCAATTAGTGAGTTTCAAGAAGGaatcaaattgttggaaaCTTTGACATTAAATTCTGCAGACACTGGTCTTGAGCAACGG CGGCTTTCAGTGTTGGAGTTCCTTAAGAACCAAGTTGTGGAGAAACAAAAGTGA
- the LOC126803231 gene encoding CO(2)-response secreted protease-like, with translation MTPIVLILPWFLLCAAIATSDIPKHHVVYMGSSLSDGIRREAESAESAYLEMLSSIIPSHQRERTFIIHKYNHALRGFSAMLTESEASILSGHDDVVSIFPDSKLELHTTRSWDFIQEAGSGLGRVSYHPRPTTSSDDVIIGIIDTGIWPESPSFNDEGIGAVPSRWKGLCMEGSDFKKSNCNRKLIGARYYNEQMTGNQSNLAAAKGSPRDSAGHGTHTASIAAGARVPNASYYGLAQGTARGGLPSERIACYKACSDVGCSGATILKAIDDAIKDGVDMISISIGLSSLFQPDYLNDPIAIGSFHAEQMGVMVICSGGNDGPDPYTVVNTAPWIFTVAASNIDRDFQSTIVLGNGRTFTGSAINFSNLTRSKTYPLVFGRDAAANFTPVSEARNCYPGSFDPKKIAGKIVVCVADDPTVSRRIKKLVVDDAKAKGLILIDEDEKSVPFDSGVFPFTEVGDIEGFQILNYINSTKNPTATILRTVSVHRYRPAPTVAYFSSRGPAQLTENVLKPDIMAPGVAILAAISPKNESGTVPNGQKPSKFSIKSGTSMACPHVTGAAAFIKSVHHEWTSSMIKSALMTTATVYNNMRKPLINSTNNYANPHEVGVGEINPIKALHPGLVFETTTENYLEFLCYYGYKEKVIGSMSNTKFNCPKVSTEELISNVNYPSISVSKLNRHQPAVTVKRTATNVGASNSTYIAKVNAPVGLVVKVLPKTLVFAEGVRKVSFQVTFCGKKAPTGYSFGSITWSGGRHSVKTVFGVNVE, from the exons ATGACTCCCATTGTTCTCATACTCCCCTGGTTTCTACTCTGCGCTGCAATTGCCACTTCAGACATTCCCAAG CATCATGTGGTGTACATGGGAAGTTCTTTATCAGATGGAATTAGAAGGGAAGCTGAATCTGCAGAATCAGCTTACTTGGAAATGCTGTCATCCATTATTCCAAG CCATCAGAGAGAAAGAACATTTATAATTCACAAGTATAATCATGCTCTTAGAGGATTCTCTGCCATGCTTACAGAGAGTGAAGCTTCTATTCTGTCAG GGCATGATGATGTCGTCTCCATCTTCCCCGACTCAAAACTTGAACTACACACAACACGATCTTGGGATTTCATACAAGAGGCCGGGTCAGGATTAGGCAGAGTCTCATATCATCCACGCCCAACAACAAGCAGTGATGACGTCATTATTGGAATCATAGACACAG GTATATGGCCCGAGTCTCCAAGTTTCAATGATGAGGGAATTGGTGCAGTCCCTTCCAGATGGAAAGGGCTCTGCATGGAGGGCTCCGACTTCAAGAAATCTAACTGTAACAG AAAATTGATAGGTGCAAGATACTACAATGAACAAATGACTGGTAACCAGAGCAATCTAGCTGCAGCAAAAGGCTCCCCAAGAGATTCTGCTGGCCATGGTACTCACACTGCATCCATAGCTGCGGGTGCACGAGTTCCCAATGCTAGTTATTATGGCTTAGCACAAGGTACAGCAAGGGGAGGCTTACCATCAGAAAGGATTGCATGCTACAAGGCATGCTCTGATGTTGGTTGCTCTGGTGCCACCATATTGAAGGCCATTGATGATGCAATTAAAGATGGAGTAGACATGATATCTATTTCCATCGGGTTAAGCTCACTATTTCAACCAGATTATTTAAACGACCCGATAGCCATTGGATCATTTCATGCTGAACAAATGGGAGTCATGGTCATTTGCTCTGGAGGAAATGATGGTCCTGATCCTTATACTGTTGTTAACACAGCGCCGTGGATCTTCACTGTTGCAGCTTCTAACATTGATAGGGATTTTCAATCTACAATAGTCCTTGGAAATGGGAGAACTTTCACG GGTTCAGCCATTAATTTCTCCAATCTCACTCGCTCAAAGACATATCCTCTTGTGTTCGGAAGGGATGCTGCTGCTAATTTTACCCCTGTATCAGAAGCAAG AAATTGCTATCCAGGATCATTTGATCCTAAAAAGATAGCTGGAAAAATTGTTGTTTGTGTTGCTGATGATCCAACTGTTTCAAGAAGAATCAAGAAATTAGTTGTAGATGATGCAAAAGCCAAAGGGTTGATTTTGATCGATGAAGATGAGAAAAGTGTGCCTTTTGATTCAGGCGTTTTCCCATTTACAGAAGTTGGAGATATTGAAGGGTTTCAGATTCTCAATTACATCAACTCTACCAA AAACCCTACAGCAACAATCCTCCGAACTGTTAGTGTTCATAGGTATAGACCTGCACCAACAGTGGCGTATTTTTCATCGAGAGGTCCTGCACAGCTTACAGAAAATGTTCTCAAg CCTGATATAATGGCTCCAGGGGTGGCGATTTTAGCTGCCATCAGTCCCAAGAATGAATCAGGGACTGTCCCTAATGGACAAAAACCATCCAAGTTTTCCATAAAGTCTGGAACATCAATGGCATGCCCACATGTAACAGGCGCTGCTGCATTCATCAAGTCGGTGCATCATGAATGGACATCCTCCATGATCAAATCAGCACTTATGACAACAG CAACCGTGTACAACAACATGAGAAAGCCTTTGATTAACAGCACTAACAACTATGCAAATCCACATGAGGTAGGGGTTGGAGAAATAAACCCAATCAAAGCTCTTCACCCAGGATTAGTGTTTGAAACCACAACAGAAAATTATCTTGAATTCCTTTGTTATTACGGCTACAAAGAGAAGGTCATAGGATCAATGTCAAACACAAAATTCAACTGCCCAAAAGTCTCCACTGAAGAACTCATCTCTAATGTCAACTACCCATCAATCTCCGTTAGTAAACTCAACCGGCACCAACCTGCAGTGACAGTTAAAAGAACTGCAACCAATGTCGGAGCCTCCAATTCTACATATATTGCGAAGGTGAATGCTCCTGTAGGCTTAGTAGTCAAGGTTCTACCAAAGACGCTAGTTTTTGCTGAAGGAGTGAGGAAGGTGTCTTTCCAAGTCACATTTTGTGGCAAGAAGGCTCCTACTGGCTACAGTTTTGGGTCAATTACATGGTCTGGTGGTCGACATTCAGTTAAAACTGTGTTTGGTGTGAATGTAGAGTAA